In one Phycisphaerae bacterium genomic region, the following are encoded:
- a CDS encoding winged helix-turn-helix transcriptional regulator, translating to MAIKRKAPAYYEARARIAKAMAHPTRVFILEVLQEREWCVCELTNLIGADQSTVSKHLALLKQAGLVEVRREGSMIFYRLRCRCIPSFFNCIESVLKANLQAHQEVMN from the coding sequence ATGGCCATTAAACGCAAAGCGCCCGCCTACTACGAAGCCCGGGCCCGCATCGCGAAAGCCATGGCCCACCCAACCCGCGTGTTCATCCTCGAAGTCCTCCAGGAGCGCGAGTGGTGCGTCTGTGAACTCACCAATCTGATCGGCGCGGACCAGTCCACGGTATCCAAGCACCTGGCCCTGCTCAAGCAGGCCGGCCTGGTCGAGGTTCGCCGTGAAGGCTCGATGATCTTCTACCGCCTGCGGTGCAGGTGCATCCCCAGCTTCTTCAACTGTATCGAGTCCGTACTGAAGGCCAATCTCCAGGCCCATCAGGAGGTGATGAACTGA